One Lycium barbarum isolate Lr01 chromosome 5, ASM1917538v2, whole genome shotgun sequence genomic window carries:
- the LOC132641234 gene encoding glyceraldehyde-3-phosphate dehydrogenase, cytosolic: MASDKKIKIGINGFGRIGRLVARVALQRDDVELVAVNDPFISTDYMTYMFKYDSVHGQWKHHELKVQDEKTLLFGEKSVKVFGIRNPEEIPWAEAGADFVVESTGVFTDKDKAAAHLKGGAKKVVISAPSKDAPMFVVGVNEKEYKSELNIVSNASCTTNCLAPLAKVINDRFGIVEGLMTTVHSMTATQKTVDGPSMKDWRGGRAASFNIIPSSTGAAKAVGKVLPVLNGKLTGMAFRVPTVDVSVVDLTVRLEKEATYEDIKAAIKEESEGKLKGILGYTEDDVVSTDFVGDSRSSIFDAKAGIALSKNFVKLVSWYDNEWGYSSRVIDLICHMASVA, translated from the exons ATGGCATCTGACAAGAAGATCAAGATCGGAATCAATG GATTCGGTAGGATCGGACGTTTGGTGGCTAGAGTTGCTCTACAAAGAGATGATGTTGAACTAGTTGCAGTGAACGATCCATTTATCTCAACTGATTACATG ACATACATGTTTAAGTATGATTCAGTACATGGACAATGGAAGCACCATGAACTTAAGGTTCAGGATGAGAAGACCCTTCTCTTTGGTGAGAAGTCCGTTAAAGTCTTCGGAATCAG gAACCCTGAAGAAATCCCATGGGCTGAAGCTGGTGCTGACTTTGTTGTTGAATCAACTGGTGTCTTCACTGACAAGGACAAAGCTGCTGCTCACTTGAAG GGTGGTGCCAAGAAGGTTGTGATCTCTGCTCCTAGCAAAGATGCCCCCATGTTTGTTGTGGGTGTCAACGAGAAGGAATACAAGTCAGAATTGAACATTGTCTCCAATGCTAGTTGCACTACAAACTGCCTTGCACCTTTGGCTAAGGTTATCAATGATAGGTTTGGCATTGTTGAGGGTCTCATGACCACTGTCCACTCCATGACTG CCACCCAGAAGACTGTTGATGGTCCATCCATGAAGGACTGGAGAGGCGGAAGAGCTGCTTCATTCAACATCATTCCTAGCAGCACTGGTGCTGCCAAG GCTGTTGGAAAAGTGCTCCCAGTTCTGAACGGCAAATTGACTGGAATGGCCTTCAGAGTTCCAACTGTTGATGTTTCTGTTGTGGACCTTACTGTAAGACTAGAGAAAGAAGCCACTTACGAAGACATCAAGGCTGCAATCAA GGAGGAATCAGAGGGTAAGTTGAAGGGTATCTTGGGATACACTGAAGATGATGTTGTTTCCACAGACTTTGTTGGTGACAGCAG GTCAAGCATTTTCGATGCCAAGGCTGGAATTGCTTTGAGCAAGAACTTTGTGAAACTTGTGTCTTGGTATGACAACGAATGGGGTTACAG CTCACGTGTGATTGATTTGATCTGCCATATGGCTTCAGTTGCTTAA